A region from the Haloarcula limicola genome encodes:
- the flaJ gene encoding archaellar assembly protein FlaJ, whose protein sequence is MAQSEAENGLDLTITETVQGLVESYRQMTIPLERYLLFILLPSAGFFVLSVVAALLLDQPLMIRLPIPLLGFLAMSAALFYPKILLSQRKRELNNRFHLLITHMTVLATTKIDRMEVFRTLAREEEYGELAMEMHRITQLVDTWNQSLDDACRRRAKEVPSDAFSDFLDRLAYTLGAGQSLDDYLISEQAQIIQHYTTVYSSSLDSLEVMKDLYLSMILSMTFALVFAVVLPVLTGTNPTMTVSAVIVMYIFVQSGFYLAIRSMAPYDPLWFHPEEYPSPIEERLDKAMYVGVGLSAALLFVTLGGMFGVTPIGLNDLLFFLDEVPLPFYAVVPITPMLIPGIVFRQEEQRVKARDDEFPSFIRALGATEGAKQSTTGMVLRTLRKKDFGPLTENINDLYKRLNMRIEPTAAWRYFTADCRSYLIQTFSEMYLIGREMGGSPKQLGELIAANMNEVLQLRQKRKQATTTMVGLLYGITAASTFAFFIGLQVVNILAQMSLDLNAGSRLDVNSLINTGVYDIPLIEFLLVIIIMFSAMLSALMIRTVDGGHKANTYLHFVVLSWIGGVTGTFTKWLVTQFLAI, encoded by the coding sequence ATGGCCCAGAGCGAAGCCGAGAACGGACTCGACCTGACGATCACCGAGACTGTTCAGGGGCTAGTGGAGTCGTATCGCCAGATGACGATTCCGCTGGAGCGGTACCTCCTCTTCATCCTCCTGCCGTCGGCGGGCTTTTTCGTCCTCTCGGTAGTGGCCGCGCTCCTGTTGGACCAGCCGCTGATGATTCGCCTTCCGATCCCCCTGCTCGGGTTCCTGGCGATGTCGGCGGCGCTGTTCTACCCGAAGATCCTGCTCAGCCAGCGCAAGCGCGAACTCAACAACCGATTTCACCTCCTGATCACGCACATGACGGTGCTGGCGACGACGAAGATCGACCGCATGGAGGTGTTCCGCACGCTCGCCCGCGAGGAGGAGTACGGCGAACTCGCGATGGAGATGCACCGCATCACCCAACTGGTCGATACGTGGAACCAGAGCCTCGACGACGCCTGTCGCCGTCGCGCGAAGGAAGTCCCCAGCGACGCCTTCTCGGATTTCCTGGACCGCCTCGCCTACACCCTCGGCGCGGGCCAGTCGCTCGACGACTACCTCATCTCCGAGCAGGCCCAGATCATCCAGCACTACACCACCGTCTACAGCAGTTCCCTCGACAGCCTCGAAGTGATGAAGGACCTCTACCTCTCGATGATCCTCTCGATGACGTTCGCGCTGGTGTTTGCGGTCGTCCTCCCGGTGCTCACGGGGACGAACCCGACGATGACAGTCAGCGCAGTCATCGTGATGTACATCTTCGTCCAGTCGGGCTTCTACCTCGCCATCCGGTCGATGGCCCCCTACGACCCGCTGTGGTTCCACCCCGAGGAGTACCCCTCGCCCATCGAGGAGCGCCTCGATAAGGCGATGTACGTCGGCGTCGGCCTCTCGGCGGCCCTCCTGTTCGTCACGCTGGGCGGGATGTTCGGCGTCACTCCCATCGGCCTGAACGACCTCCTCTTCTTCTTAGACGAGGTCCCGCTGCCGTTCTACGCCGTCGTCCCCATCACCCCGATGCTGATCCCCGGCATCGTCTTCCGGCAGGAAGAACAGCGGGTGAAGGCCCGCGACGACGAGTTCCCCAGTTTCATCCGCGCGCTGGGTGCCACCGAAGGCGCGAAACAGTCGACGACGGGGATGGTGCTGCGGACCCTCCGCAAGAAGGACTTCGGCCCGCTGACCGAGAACATCAACGACCTCTACAAGCGGCTGAACATGCGCATCGAACCGACCGCGGCGTGGCGCTACTTCACCGCCGACTGTCGGTCCTACCTCATCCAGACCTTCTCGGAGATGTACCTCATCGGCCGCGAGATGGGCGGCTCGCCCAAACAGCTAGGTGAACTCATCGCCGCCAACATGAACGAGGTCCTCCAACTGCGTCAGAAGCGCAAACAGGCGACGACGACGATGGTCGGCCTGCTGTACGGGATCACCGCCGCCTCCACCTTCGCCTTCTTCATCGGCCTGCAGGTCGTCAACATCCTCGCGCAGATGTCCCTCGACCTGAACGCCGGCAGCCGCCTCGACGTGAACTCGCTCATCAACACCGGCGTCTACGACATCCCCCTCATCGAGTTCCTGCTGGTCATCATCATCATGTTCTCGGCCATGCTCTCGGCGCTGATGATCCGCACCGTCGACGGCGGCCACAAGGCCAACACCTACCTTCACTTCGTCGTGCTCTCGTGGATCGGCGGCGTCACCGGGACGTTCACGAAGTGGCTGGTGACGCAGTTTCTCGCCATCTAA
- a CDS encoding type II/IV secretion system ATPase subunit: MTDHGRAKPSDELRQLAARRPHLRDHLKKFKQITGEFPMLIEEADGDYESNRPNVLYPVGGPIFCHIYGDIGQDMKYYAIEPELDQEEGVVFDKVRNRLLQKSVNKPAPESEAEYDDRIEELLQETTRIRNEDGDSGVLTRLSNLADVGSVEVTQSTYENILYRLNRDIVGLGPLEPVMRDPANEDIHVIGRSECHVDHGVYGMLETTVEWESEQAFDQWLRNMGERIGDPVSDSDPIVDSTLPDGSRLNLIYSDDVSVKGPSLTIRQGDEVPLSVFQITKWMTLSPELAAYLWLCLENEQTVFVVGETASGKTTTLNAITSFIPDDAKIYTAEDTAEVLPPHNTWQQLLTREGEDEGTSIDMFDLVAAALRSRPDYIIVGEVRGEEGRMAFQAAQTGHPVMLTFHASDIVSMIQRFTGEPINVPETFMDVADVALFQNRVKQGDRVLRRVTSVQEIEGYSKEMDGVVTRQVFNWDPVEDEIVFQGMNNSYVLEEQIATLLGYEDTRDIYDDLEFRANMIERAMQEGILGYHEVNDFISDFQRDGVEGIPFNVSKPN; the protein is encoded by the coding sequence ATGACAGACCACGGCCGCGCGAAACCCTCGGACGAACTTCGACAGCTAGCCGCCCGGCGGCCGCACCTGCGGGACCACCTGAAGAAGTTCAAGCAGATCACCGGAGAGTTTCCCATGCTCATCGAGGAGGCCGACGGCGACTACGAGTCCAACCGCCCCAACGTCCTCTACCCCGTCGGCGGCCCCATCTTCTGTCACATCTACGGCGACATCGGGCAGGATATGAAGTACTACGCCATCGAACCGGAACTCGACCAAGAAGAGGGCGTCGTCTTCGATAAGGTCCGCAACCGCCTGCTCCAGAAGAGCGTCAACAAACCCGCCCCCGAGAGCGAGGCCGAGTACGACGACCGGATCGAGGAACTCCTCCAGGAGACGACCCGCATCCGCAACGAGGACGGCGACAGCGGCGTCCTCACGCGCCTGTCGAATCTCGCCGACGTGGGCAGCGTCGAGGTGACCCAGTCGACCTACGAGAACATCCTCTATCGCCTGAACCGAGACATCGTCGGCCTCGGGCCGCTCGAACCGGTGATGCGCGACCCGGCCAACGAGGACATTCACGTCATCGGCCGGAGCGAGTGTCACGTCGACCACGGCGTCTACGGCATGCTCGAAACCACCGTCGAGTGGGAGAGCGAGCAGGCCTTCGACCAGTGGCTCCGCAACATGGGCGAGCGGATCGGCGACCCGGTCTCCGACTCGGACCCCATCGTCGACTCGACGCTGCCGGACGGGTCGCGGCTGAATCTCATCTACTCCGACGACGTGAGCGTCAAGGGGCCGTCGCTCACCATCCGGCAGGGCGACGAGGTCCCCCTGTCGGTCTTCCAGATCACGAAGTGGATGACCCTCTCGCCGGAACTGGCGGCGTACCTCTGGCTCTGTCTGGAGAACGAACAGACGGTGTTCGTCGTCGGCGAGACGGCGTCGGGCAAGACGACGACGCTGAACGCCATCACGTCGTTCATCCCCGACGACGCCAAGATCTACACCGCGGAGGACACCGCCGAGGTGCTGCCGCCGCACAACACCTGGCAGCAACTGCTCACCCGCGAGGGCGAGGACGAGGGGACCAGCATCGACATGTTCGACCTCGTCGCCGCCGCGCTGCGGTCCCGGCCCGACTACATCATCGTGGGCGAGGTTCGTGGCGAGGAAGGGCGCATGGCGTTCCAGGCGGCCCAGACCGGCCACCCCGTGATGCTGACCTTCCACGCGAGCGACATCGTCTCGATGATTCAACGGTTCACCGGTGAACCGATCAACGTCCCCGAGACGTTCATGGACGTCGCCGACGTCGCGCTGTTCCAGAACCGCGTCAAGCAGGGCGACCGCGTCCTGCGCCGCGTCACGAGCGTTCAGGAAATCGAGGGCTACTCCAAGGAGATGGACGGCGTCGTCACCCGACAGGTGTTCAACTGGGACCCCGTCGAGGACGAGATCGTCTTCCAGGGGATGAACAACTCCTACGTCTTGGAGGAGCAGATCGCGACGCTGCTGGGCTACGAGGACACCCGCGACATCTACGACGACCTGGAGTTCCGCGCGAACATGATCGAACGCGCCATGCAGGAGGGTATCTTGGGGTATCACGAGGTCAACGACTTCATCTCTGACTTCCAGCGCGACGGCGTCGAAGGCATCCCGTTCAACGTCTCGAAGCCCAACTGA
- a CDS encoding ATPase domain-containing protein: MSLANSDLFSLGLDDHDRLNKELGGGIPPGSIILVEGDYGAGKSAMSQRFTYGLCEEGHDVTYLSTELTVGSFLDQMHSLSYDMVDHLLDENVLFLHADIGDSNTFSGGDEQKERKELLKRLMEAEVMWDADVVVIDTFDAILRNDPKFEALVRQNDERQAALEIISFFRDIISQGRCVMLTVDPSTLDEEAIGPFRAIADVFIELEMIEVGNDVRRQINVLRFAGMGEQVGDTVGFSVRSGTGIVIESRSVA, from the coding sequence ATGAGTCTCGCAAACAGCGATCTGTTCTCGCTCGGACTGGACGATCACGACCGACTGAACAAGGAACTCGGCGGCGGCATCCCGCCGGGCAGCATCATCCTCGTCGAGGGCGACTACGGGGCCGGGAAGTCCGCGATGAGTCAGCGCTTCACCTACGGCCTCTGTGAGGAGGGCCACGACGTGACCTACCTTTCGACGGAGCTCACCGTCGGGAGCTTCCTCGACCAGATGCACTCGCTGTCCTACGACATGGTCGACCACCTGCTCGATGAGAACGTCCTCTTCTTGCACGCAGACATCGGGGACTCGAACACGTTCTCCGGCGGCGACGAGCAGAAAGAGCGCAAGGAACTCCTCAAACGCCTGATGGAGGCCGAAGTGATGTGGGACGCCGACGTCGTCGTCATCGACACCTTCGACGCTATCCTGCGGAACGACCCCAAGTTCGAGGCGCTGGTCCGACAGAACGACGAGCGACAGGCCGCGCTGGAGATCATCTCCTTCTTCCGGGATATCATCTCACAGGGGCGATGTGTCATGCTGACCGTCGACCCCTCGACGCTCGACGAGGAGGCGATCGGCCCGTTCCGGGCCATCGCCGACGTGTTCATCGAACTGGAGATGATCGAGGTCGGCAACGACGTGCGCCGGCAGATCAACGTCCTCCGATTCGCGGGGATGGGCGAACAGGTCGGCGACACCGTCGGCTTCTCGGTCCGGTCGGGTACCGGCATCGTCATCGAATCGCGGAGCGTCGCATAG
- a CDS encoding flagellar protein G, giving the protein MASVSASHLILFIASMMVAASVAGVFTDSIGQLSNAVSEQGLDVSSEVRTDIEVISDAGSDAIYNTSGNDNITLHVKNTGSEDLGAEPGQMDLFVDGQYARTFGVTLLDDGVVWRPGTVVRLEISHSLSPGDHRVKVVVNGDEEVFKFRT; this is encoded by the coding sequence ATGGCGAGCGTCTCGGCCTCCCACCTCATCCTCTTCATCGCGTCGATGATGGTCGCCGCGAGCGTCGCCGGCGTGTTCACCGACAGCATCGGGCAGTTGAGCAACGCCGTCTCCGAACAGGGACTCGACGTCAGCAGCGAAGTCCGCACCGACATCGAGGTCATCTCCGACGCCGGGAGCGACGCGATTTACAACACCAGCGGTAACGACAACATCACGCTCCACGTCAAGAACACCGGCTCCGAGGACCTCGGGGCCGAACCCGGGCAGATGGATCTGTTCGTCGACGGGCAGTACGCCCGGACGTTCGGCGTCACGCTCTTAGACGACGGCGTCGTCTGGCGGCCCGGCACGGTCGTCCGCCTCGAGATCTCTCACTCGCTGTCGCCGGGCGACCACCGCGTCAAGGTCGTCGTCAACGGCGACGAAGAGGTGTTCAAATTCCGAACATGA
- a CDS encoding flagellin translates to MGFSVSGSAALVFVAMFIGFGMFYSATANGFENVNDARDAQADRTLEQQNTAIELTSVVYNSTADSLNVTVVNTGSTELAVSDVDVLADNTYLTGYRTAVEGDEATDLWLPEERLVVNATGLTADPGRAKFVTGPGVSVVETTTEVS, encoded by the coding sequence ATGGGCTTCAGCGTTAGCGGCTCGGCGGCCCTCGTCTTCGTCGCCATGTTCATCGGCTTCGGGATGTTCTACTCGGCGACGGCCAACGGCTTCGAGAACGTCAACGACGCCCGCGACGCCCAGGCCGATCGGACGCTCGAACAGCAAAACACCGCGATCGAGCTCACCTCCGTCGTCTACAACTCGACGGCGGACTCGCTGAACGTCACCGTCGTCAACACCGGTTCGACGGAACTGGCCGTCAGCGACGTGGACGTGCTCGCGGACAACACCTACCTCACCGGCTACCGGACCGCCGTCGAGGGCGACGAGGCGACGGATCTCTGGCTTCCCGAGGAGCGACTGGTCGTTAACGCGACCGGTCTCACGGCGGACCCGGGCCGGGCGAAGTTCGTCACCGGCCCGGGCGTCTCGGTCGTCGAGACGACGACGGAGGTGAGCTAG
- a CDS encoding FlaD/FlaE family flagellar protein codes for MSSLALVPTLQAATPDAVALVPALLVVLSGGLVGMSIKSMFDSIMSDGEGDDANEMSGDSGLMADDGGDDDLGGLGGLGDGDDMGGFGDDEFGDMEDASGPDTDELEHRLDELENEVGSLSSTVNTVRTENESISESVEDVEENVRKLLDIYEMVTRGVNPFADDVDAGMGGGMGGGGSFGLFDDDGDDEDEEEIDDTVANADAEGFFDEDLVDDGGDEMAMDDGDDIFGDDDMGGFEDDGGSFDEEFEDFEETDDDMSMDDGLDVDEGSDDGDSEGGKSFAELKDEYESGDADWADGEEPEDEGESDAALLDDDAEAAFDDGGDEVAMDDGDDTFDDDSLADDDLFDEVIEDEGDDASTDDADAESDAALLDGDATVEAAPEPDPAPEPEPEPVSDPTPEATESEPRPEPTTGSAAEESDDGDDGKPYLDSVPEGFAADLIVVEWLEYLVGQAGYREAARAIDYYETIGWIDAAVADALSEYLRGFDDVADASGGLTIDHHTESLRYISQLDEDSGPEAVALSKLVGGGADGLQR; via the coding sequence ATGAGTAGTCTCGCTCTCGTGCCGACGCTACAGGCGGCTACCCCGGACGCGGTCGCACTCGTGCCCGCGTTGCTCGTGGTCCTCTCGGGGGGCCTCGTCGGGATGAGCATCAAGAGCATGTTCGATTCGATCATGTCGGACGGCGAGGGCGACGACGCGAACGAGATGAGCGGTGACAGCGGATTGATGGCTGATGACGGCGGGGACGACGACCTCGGCGGACTCGGCGGGCTAGGCGACGGCGACGACATGGGCGGGTTCGGCGACGACGAGTTCGGCGACATGGAGGACGCGAGCGGCCCGGACACGGACGAGTTAGAACACCGGCTCGACGAACTGGAGAACGAGGTCGGCTCGCTCTCCTCGACGGTCAACACCGTCCGCACGGAGAACGAGTCCATCTCCGAATCCGTCGAAGACGTCGAGGAGAACGTCCGGAAACTGCTCGACATCTACGAGATGGTCACTCGCGGGGTGAACCCCTTCGCCGACGACGTCGACGCCGGGATGGGCGGCGGCATGGGGGGCGGCGGTTCCTTCGGCCTGTTCGACGACGACGGCGACGACGAGGACGAAGAGGAGATCGACGACACCGTCGCCAACGCCGACGCCGAGGGCTTCTTCGACGAGGACCTCGTCGACGACGGCGGCGACGAGATGGCGATGGACGACGGCGACGACATCTTCGGCGACGACGACATGGGCGGCTTCGAGGACGACGGCGGGTCGTTCGACGAGGAGTTCGAGGACTTCGAGGAGACGGATGACGACATGAGCATGGACGACGGACTCGACGTGGACGAGGGGAGCGACGACGGGGACAGCGAGGGGGGCAAGTCCTTCGCCGAACTGAAAGACGAGTACGAATCCGGCGACGCCGACTGGGCCGACGGCGAGGAACCGGAAGACGAGGGCGAGTCCGACGCGGCGCTGCTGGACGACGACGCCGAGGCCGCGTTCGACGACGGCGGCGACGAGGTGGCGATGGACGACGGCGACGACACTTTCGACGACGACAGCCTCGCGGACGACGACCTCTTCGACGAGGTTATCGAGGACGAGGGCGACGACGCGTCGACCGACGATGCCGACGCCGAGTCCGACGCGGCGCTGCTGGACGGCGACGCCACGGTCGAAGCGGCCCCGGAACCCGACCCCGCCCCGGAACCGGAGCCCGAACCGGTCTCCGATCCGACGCCGGAAGCAACGGAATCGGAGCCGAGGCCGGAACCGACGACCGGATCCGCGGCCGAGGAGAGCGACGACGGCGACGACGGCAAGCCGTACCTCGATTCGGTTCCGGAGGGGTTCGCGGCCGACCTCATCGTCGTCGAGTGGCTGGAGTACCTCGTCGGACAGGCGGGCTACCGCGAGGCCGCCCGCGCCATCGACTACTACGAGACCATCGGCTGGATCGACGCTGCGGTGGCCGACGCGCTGTCGGAGTACCTTCGCGGCTTCGACGACGTGGCCGACGCCAGCGGCGGCCTGACCATCGATCACCACACCGAGAGCCTCCGGTACATCTCACAGCTCGACGAGGACAGCGGTCCCGAGGCCGTCGCGCTCTCGAAACTCGTCGGAGGTGGTGCCGATGGGCTTCAGCGTTAG
- a CDS encoding chemotaxis protein CheD yields the protein MKVYDGTQSETTRTDDPERVKIGIAEYQVTTDSAVLTTSGLGSCIGVAIYDELSGAAGLVHVMLPTAEDVEGGNRAKFADTGVAVLVEALEAEGASRDGMRAKIAGGSDMLDFSENGSSIGSRNAEKVRETLEAYGIPLVGEDVGGDHGRSLRLESDTGNLVVKSANMDSATL from the coding sequence ATGAAGGTCTACGACGGCACGCAGTCGGAGACGACCCGGACCGATGATCCGGAGCGCGTCAAGATCGGTATCGCCGAATACCAGGTGACGACCGACTCGGCGGTGTTGACGACCAGCGGTCTCGGCTCCTGTATCGGCGTCGCCATCTACGACGAACTGTCGGGCGCTGCCGGCTTAGTCCACGTCATGTTACCGACGGCCGAGGACGTCGAGGGCGGCAACAGGGCGAAGTTCGCCGACACCGGCGTCGCGGTGCTCGTCGAAGCGCTCGAAGCCGAGGGGGCGTCCCGCGACGGGATGCGAGCGAAGATCGCCGGCGGCAGCGACATGCTCGACTTCTCGGAGAACGGTTCGTCTATCGGGTCGCGCAACGCCGAAAAGGTCCGAGAGACGCTCGAAGCGTACGGCATCCCCCTCGTCGGCGAGGACGTGGGCGGCGACCACGGCCGCTCGCTCCGCTTGGAATCCGACACCGGGAACCTCGTCGTCAAGAGCGCCAACATGGACTCGGCGACGCTTTGA
- a CDS encoding chemotaxis protein CheC, with product MNVDIQSLGTFNQLAHEGAEQATRSLTQMTGIDAAVDVTKITLLDREDVGEGLAGQEFVGVQFGFEGVLEGETVLVFDSESADTIADALLPGSSDDPAMAESGITEIGNIMMSGFIDGWADYLDSTIDHSPPTYIEKTGANVLPEAPESQEYSQVFVFKSEIEWMDESVNFYIYMLPEYDSLADAMMRHADTDGDAIPIDKLQTFNEMTTSGTRQAADNVEMMTGIPTEAEVTQLSFAPIEDVPRQIGTDTYVGTVVEFTGTPSGYLMVLFDERSAVTVAEAMMPVEMDSDELTEQHEMAIEELGNIMTSGFVDGWANVLQTSVDHTPPRLVHDMGRAIVDPLAAQVGQHQEHAFIIDSKMRTDDIEFEAEIHALPNERELRAALDDLDVERADETDADVEQIFE from the coding sequence ATGAACGTCGACATCCAGTCGCTCGGCACGTTCAACCAACTCGCACACGAGGGGGCCGAACAGGCGACCCGGTCGCTGACACAGATGACGGGCATCGACGCCGCCGTCGACGTGACGAAGATCACGCTGCTCGACCGCGAGGACGTCGGCGAGGGACTCGCCGGACAGGAGTTCGTCGGCGTTCAGTTCGGCTTCGAGGGGGTACTGGAGGGAGAGACGGTGCTGGTGTTCGATAGCGAGTCGGCCGACACCATCGCCGACGCGCTGCTGCCCGGCAGCAGCGACGACCCGGCGATGGCCGAAAGCGGCATCACCGAGATCGGCAACATCATGATGAGCGGCTTCATCGACGGGTGGGCCGACTACCTCGATTCGACGATCGACCACTCGCCGCCGACGTACATCGAGAAGACGGGCGCGAACGTGTTGCCCGAGGCGCCCGAATCCCAGGAGTACTCGCAGGTGTTCGTCTTCAAATCCGAGATCGAGTGGATGGACGAGTCGGTGAACTTCTACATCTACATGCTCCCCGAGTACGACTCGCTCGCGGACGCGATGATGCGACACGCCGACACCGACGGCGACGCCATCCCCATCGATAAGTTACAGACGTTCAACGAGATGACCACCAGCGGCACCCGGCAGGCCGCCGACAACGTCGAGATGATGACCGGGATTCCGACCGAGGCGGAGGTGACACAGCTCAGTTTCGCTCCCATCGAGGACGTTCCGCGCCAGATCGGCACCGATACCTACGTGGGCACCGTGGTCGAGTTCACCGGGACGCCCAGCGGCTACCTGATGGTGCTGTTCGACGAGCGCTCGGCCGTGACCGTCGCCGAAGCGATGATGCCCGTCGAGATGGACAGTGACGAACTCACCGAGCAACACGAGATGGCGATCGAGGAACTGGGAAACATCATGACCAGCGGGTTCGTCGACGGGTGGGCGAACGTCTTGCAGACCTCGGTAGACCACACGCCGCCGCGCCTCGTCCACGACATGGGGCGCGCCATCGTGGACCCCCTCGCGGCACAGGTCGGTCAGCACCAGGAACACGCGTTCATCATCGATTCGAAGATGCGGACCGACGACATCGAGTTCGAGGCCGAGATACACGCGCTCCCCAACGAGCGGGAACTGCGAGCGGCGCTCGACGACTTGGACGTCGAACGCGCCGATGAGACCGACGCCGACGTCGAACAGATATTCGAATAA
- the cheY gene encoding chemotaxis protein CheY has protein sequence MPDVLIADDSEFMRNLLREILEEDHTIVGEVENGVEAVEVYKEQSPDLVMMDIVMPIRDGIEATDEIKTSNPEANVIMCTSVGQEEKMKEAVKAGADGYITKPFQKPSVIEAIQDVVPS, from the coding sequence ATGCCAGACGTACTGATTGCCGACGATTCGGAGTTCATGCGGAACCTCCTCCGGGAGATTCTTGAGGAGGACCACACGATAGTGGGTGAAGTCGAGAACGGGGTGGAAGCCGTCGAGGTGTACAAGGAGCAGTCGCCCGATCTCGTGATGATGGACATCGTGATGCCCATTCGGGACGGCATCGAAGCGACTGACGAGATAAAGACCTCGAACCCCGAAGCCAACGTCATCATGTGTACGAGCGTCGGCCAGGAAGAGAAGATGAAGGAGGCCGTCAAGGCGGGCGCCGACGGCTACATCACCAAACCGTTCCAGAAGCCGAGTGTAATCGAGGCTATTCAGGACGTCGTCCCGTCGTAG
- a CDS encoding DUF7500 family protein, whose protein sequence is MSRGPDEPKPEDGKILSPEELDIAEDEHVTEIDEGRYVVSSDVRTDEGSLPASAEPTPEPELEPEPATPEFSDANVHDWLAEQLADSNTRYGFDVTAKFDGEVDQQQLTSNDIVTVFESLMLWYGRRMDGSTDVEDVLGILLSESNVPVKYPPASFREAVKSTGVSPDDTVADLLEAVEARDGAEF, encoded by the coding sequence ATGTCGCGGGGGCCAGACGAACCGAAGCCGGAAGATGGGAAGATACTCTCCCCCGAAGAGCTGGATATCGCCGAGGACGAACACGTCACCGAGATCGACGAGGGCCGTTACGTCGTCTCCTCGGACGTGCGGACCGACGAGGGCAGTCTCCCCGCCTCGGCAGAACCGACACCAGAGCCGGAACTCGAACCCGAGCCGGCGACGCCGGAGTTCTCGGACGCGAACGTCCATGACTGGCTCGCCGAGCAATTGGCCGACTCCAATACCCGTTACGGGTTCGACGTGACCGCGAAGTTCGACGGCGAGGTCGACCAGCAACAGCTCACTTCCAACGACATCGTCACCGTCTTCGAGAGCTTGATGCTGTGGTACGGTCGCCGGATGGACGGCTCGACGGACGTCGAGGACGTGCTCGGCATCCTCCTCTCGGAGTCGAACGTCCCCGTGAAGTACCCGCCGGCCAGTTTCAGGGAGGCCGTCAAATCGACCGGCGTCTCGCCGGACGACACCGTCGCCGACCTGCTCGAAGCGGTCGAAGCGCGAGACGGCGCGGAGTTCTGA
- a CDS encoding archaellin/type IV pilin N-terminal domain-containing protein, giving the protein MFDKLRNDDDRGQVGIGTLIVFIAMVLVAAIAAGVLINTAGFLQSSAEETGQQSSDQVTNRLEVVNTVGTSIDSENSEVDTVEVTVKKAPGAANIDIGSTIAQWVDSSGSYDLTVDESAASTSDNDNYGVSEVQDDDTSISSSQVLNDPSDRATLTFNVRDIHGESADSTDAAGLGEGATATIRLNTQSGGTTTVRLVVPETLSGNSAVTL; this is encoded by the coding sequence ATGTTCGACAAACTACGAAACGACGACGACCGCGGGCAGGTCGGGATCGGCACCCTCATCGTGTTCATCGCGATGGTGCTGGTCGCCGCTATCGCCGCGGGCGTCCTCATCAACACGGCAGGATTCTTGCAGTCGAGTGCGGAAGAGACCGGACAACAGAGCAGCGATCAAGTTACCAATCGGCTCGAAGTGGTAAATACAGTCGGTACGTCCATTGACAGTGAGAACAGCGAGGTTGACACCGTTGAAGTCACAGTGAAGAAAGCGCCCGGTGCCGCGAACATTGACATCGGCAGTACGATCGCCCAGTGGGTCGACTCGTCCGGATCCTACGACCTGACCGTCGACGAAAGTGCTGCTTCCACTTCCGATAACGACAACTACGGCGTGTCCGAGGTTCAGGACGACGACACCTCTATCTCAAGCAGTCAGGTGCTCAACGATCCATCCGACCGCGCGACGCTCACGTTCAACGTCCGAGACATCCACGGTGAAAGTGCTGACTCTACTGACGCCGCAGGTCTAGGTGAGGGTGCAACTGCGACCATCCGCCTGAACACCCAATCCGGTGGTACCACCACCGTTCGACTCGTGGTCCCCGAGACGCTTTCGGGTAACTCCGCGGTCACGCTCTAA
- a CDS encoding DUF7521 family protein has protein sequence MIELLYAISTLVFVVAGLTMVGMAMRAYVQTSRKAMLHLSLGFSLAVAGAAATMISAFVNDFEGVKSLLLVNSGLTTFGYLFVMYSLVTYD, from the coding sequence ATGATAGAACTCCTCTATGCCATCTCGACGCTGGTATTCGTCGTCGCCGGGCTCACCATGGTCGGGATGGCGATGCGGGCGTACGTCCAGACGTCCCGAAAAGCGATGCTCCATCTCTCGCTCGGATTCTCGCTGGCCGTCGCCGGGGCGGCAGCGACCATGATCAGCGCGTTCGTCAACGACTTCGAGGGCGTGAAGTCGCTCTTGCTCGTCAACAGCGGCCTGACGACCTTCGGCTACCTGTTCGTGATGTACAGTCTCGTCACCTACGACTGA